From Hippoglossus stenolepis isolate QCI-W04-F060 chromosome 6, HSTE1.2, whole genome shotgun sequence, a single genomic window includes:
- the LOC118110696 gene encoding leucine-rich repeat and transmembrane domain-containing protein 1, protein MQAAQGRLADMRVVLVCALLSLLSASHACPKECSCNSNTKVVDCRGQGLYDIPRRLHPDTQELYLQDNRIRGLGSMAFREIPLVRILDLSNNSITSVSPTALLGLRTLQRLSLAHNSLRELDKRLLGSIRSLSHLDLSHNSLWGLPGAMGDSLRNLSRLGLAYNRLTRMDRSLLEALTRMDSLTLRGNPWRCDCQLIGFKLWLETYLFKGGVVDEVLCSQPEDMKGRELQKVPYQLFHACMTTSYHYLFANIHHLESERLLRGHTHGNHAHPSSHTLHVPMAMGDGFGGGGAGGGSLPECEPKQRPRPVNLRHAIATVIITGVVCGIVLLMMLAAAVYGCAYAAIMAKYQRELKKNEELAAVRGADKARAAEKEPLENAIA, encoded by the exons ATGCAAGCGGCCCAAGGACGACTGGCAGATATGAGAG TGGTTCTCGTCTGTGCCCTGCTATCCCTCCTCTCTGCGTCACATGCCTGTCCGAAGGAGTGTAGCTGCAACAGCAACACCAAAGTAGTAGACTGCCGGGGTCAAGGTCTGTATGACATCCCCCGACGACTGCATCCCGACACCCAAGAACTGTATCTGCAAGATAACCGTATCAGGGGGCTGGGATCGATGGCGTTCAGAGAAATACCCCTTGTCCGCATTCTCGATTTGTCCAACAACTCTATAACATCTGTTTCACCAACGGCTCTGCTGGGTCTCCGGACTCTCCAGCGCCTCAGCCTCGCCCACAACAGCCTGAGAGAGCTCGACAAGCGGTTGCTTGGATCTATACGCTCGCTTTCACACCTTGACCTCTCGCACAACAG CCTGTGGGGTTTACCTGGAGCCATGGGGGACAGTTTGAGGAACCTCAGCCGCTTGGGGCTCGCATACAACCGGCTAACACGGATGGACCGCTCCCTGTTAGAGGCCCTGACCCGCATGGACAGCCTCACACTACGAGGCAACCCCTGGAGGTGTGACTGCCAACTCATAGGCTTCAAACTCTGGCTGGAGACCTACCTCTTTAAAG GTGGAGTGGTGGACGAGGTCCTTTGCTCCCAGCCAGAAGACATGAAGGGCAGAGAACTGCAGAAAGTCCCTTACCAGCTCTTTCATGCCTGCATGACCACGAGCTACCACTACCTGTTCGCCAACATACACCACCTGGAGTCGGAGAGGCTCCTGCGAGGCCACACCCATGGCAACCACGCTCATCCCTCAAGCCATACTCTCCACGTCCCCATGGCAATGGGGGATGGCTTCGGCGGCGGGGGAGCCGGAGGAGGGAGCCTGCCAGAGTGTGAACCTAAGCAGAGGCCGCGGCCTGTCAACTTGCGCCACGCCATTGCCACAGTGATCATCACCGGCGTGGTGTGTGGAATCGTGTTACTGATGATGCTGGCTGCAGCGGTGTATGGCTGCGCCTACGCCGCTATCATGGCCAAATATCAGCGGGAGCTCAAGAAGAACGAGGAGCTGGCAGCGGTGCGGGGGGCAGATAAGGCCAGAGCTGCTGAAAAGGAACCGCTGGAGAATGCTATTGCCTAG